A region of the Candidatus Delongbacteria bacterium genome:
CGAAGGCAGACAAGAGACCATGCAGGCAGTTGATCGCTTCCTACGCGTTGGTCTGCCGTTGACGGTATTCAGTGTTCTGATAACCGTCATCCTGGTGGGCTGGAACACCCAACCTGACCGCTACCAGATCGGCTTTGCTCCCCAGCAGCCGATCCCCTATTCACACAAGCTGCACGCCGGGGACAACCAAATCCCTTGCGAGTACTGCCACACAGGGGCGCGTCAGGGCCGTTACGCCATGGTGCCGGCCGTAGAGGCCTGTTTCAAGTGCCACGAACTGGCACGGACGGACAGCCCCTACATCCAGCAGCTCAAGACGGCCTACGACGCGGGCCAGTCCTTCCCCTGGAAGCGCGTGCACGACCTCCCCGACCACGTCTATTTCGACCATCGGCCCCACGTGGTTCTGGGCATCGCCTGCCAGGAATGCCACGGCCCGGTGGAGACCATGGAAGTGGTGGAGCAGGTCCTCAACATGCGCATGGGCGCCTGCCTGAGCTGCCACCGCGGGGAGCGCGAGTGGTCCACGCCCGTTCCCGCGGCCCGGCCCGACATGGTGCAGGTGGCCTCGGGGCACCCCACAGGTCCCACCAGTTGCAACGCTTGTCATCGATGATCACGCACGCACCTGCAGGAGGAACCATGCAGATGGAGCCTTCCACGCGCCGGGAAATGCTGGGACGGCTGGGCGGCCTGTTGGCCGGCCTGGCGCTGACCCTGGTTCCCGGCGTCGTCCTCGCGGTGGTCCGCAAGCCGGATCCCCCCGCGATCCCGCCCCCGACCCGCCCGGCCACGCTGGTGGCAAGGCCTCCCCAGCACGCGGTGAAACGTCATGGCTGATATGAACAAGACACCCCGATTCTGGCGCTCCCCGGCAGAGCGTGCGGATGCCGAGGCCACCCGGATCCGCACACGCGGCGAGTTCGTCGGCGGCGCCGACACGCCCCCGGCCGCCCCGGACTCCACCCTCTCCCGGCGCCGCTTTCTGGGATTGCTGGGCGCTTCGGCGGCCCTGGCCGTCTCGACGGGCTGCAGCCGCAACATCGACCGCGGCAGCATCGTGCCTTACACGCGGCGCCCGGAGGACGGGTTGCCCGGCCGCGCCGTCTGGTACGCCTCCAGCACCTCCGAGGGCTGCCACGCCTTCCCTGTGCTGGTGAAGACGCGCGAGGCGCGCCCGGTGCTCATCGAGGGCAACGACGAACACGAGGACACCCAGGGCGCCCTGCCCGTGCGCCAGCAGGCCGAACTGCTGGGGCTCTACGATCCCGAGCGCCTGCAGGGGCCGCGTCAGGGCGACGCCGAGGTGGACTGGGCCACTGCCGAGGCGGCCCTGCTGGCCGGGCTGAAGTCCGGTTCCGCCCTGCTGATCACCCAGGCCGTCCTCTCCCCGGCCCGCCAGGCGCTGCTGGAGCGCCTGCGCCAGGCCCTGCCCGGGCTGCGCACCGCCAGCTGGGAAGCCGCCGCGCCCCACGGCGCGCTGGAGGCCTCCCGGCAGATCCAGGGCGCGCAGCTGCTGCCGCGCCTGTACTTGGACAAGGCCCGGGTCATCCTGACCCTTGAAGCCGACCTGTTCGCCGGGGATGGCGACGTGGTGCGCCAGATCCGCGGCTTCGCCGCGGGCCGCCGCCCCAACGCCTCCGGCGAGGTCATGCCGGACCAGCTGAGTCGCCTCTGGTCGGCCGAATCCCGCATGACTCTGACTGGTGGCAAATCCGACGTCCGCCTGCCCGTGCGCGGCTCGCGCCTGGGTGCGCTGGGATTCGCCCTGGCCAAGGCCCTGCAGCAATCCGGCCGGCCGCTGCCCGCCGGAGCCCTGCCGGACGGGGATCTGGCCGCCTTCGCCCAGGCGGAGGGTCTCGATCCCGCCCTGCTGAACCAATTGGTGAAGGATCTGGACCGCGCCGGTGCCGCGGCCCTGGTGGTGGCGGGTTC
Encoded here:
- a CDS encoding cytochrome c3 family protein; protein product: MVPAVEACFKCHELARTDSPYIQQLKTAYDAGQSFPWKRVHDLPDHVYFDHRPHVVLGIACQECHGPVETMEVVEQVLNMRMGACLSCHRGEREWSTPVPAARPDMVQVASGHPTGPTSCNACHR